gagtactacaactctgatataaagtttgtcttcatcggacatcatatgagaaacttatgaagatatcactgtcggttcaagccactaAACGCAGTGACattatcagtgtcggttcttggttaaaactggcagtgatgacccaatatcactactggttcttggctaaaactgacagtgatatgaGCCGACAGTGAAGACCCAAATATCAGAGTCGGTTGGTCCTATCACAGCCGGTTTTAGCAAAAAACTGGTAGTGAtgggctatcactgtcggtttcttaaaATCCAGCAGTGATGAGGCCAGCAGTGATATCCAAATCTGTAGTGTCATTGTGATTTGTCCTCCAGCTTCTCTAGAAAGTTCTGTGGTGAAGGCTCGCTTGATTATTGCTGCTTTGGTTGAGGGTCGTCGGAAAGCAGTGAAGCCCTGGACTGGTCCGATGCTGCCACCACGTGTTTCACCACCGTTGACGTTTGTTGATTGTCTCCTTCGTGCACCTCCACTTCCCAGCGGGAGAAACGAAGGCAGTGTCAAGGGTCGCCGATGGCCGGAGGAGGAAAACGAATTTTTGAACTCTTATCGGCTTCACTGCCACGTAATTGTCTAGGCGAGTTTAGATCAAGTTCCAATCGGATTGGGCCAGGGTGAGGCTAAGCACCAGTGTGGGCGAGGTTGTGTCTAAGAGAGGAAGACTTCCTGATTTTTTTCCGTCGCTCTACATCAACTCCGTTCGCGTCCAGGACTCCAGGTTATGGTTCAAGTCTTTCACCGACGCTATTCGTCGGTGTCCAACTGAGGGCGGAGGCTTTGGATCAGGCGCGCGTAGGTTCCCTGGTGGGAATCAAGGAGCAGGAAGAGGTGGCGGTTTCTTCCCTGGCAGTGCCTTCACCGGTGCATCTGCCATGGGGAACACGGTTCTGTTTGGATGGGGTGCAGGTCCAGCCGGCAGTCATGGTAGCGGTGACAACAATTTCCAGGCTTTCCATGGTCTGTCTCAAGACACGGTCGGCACTTTTCAGTCAGCCAATGCAAATGCTTTCGATGCTCATGCTGTTGGCGGTCAGGGAGTGCAGAGAGATGGTGGAGGTTTTGGTTTTGGCTCTGGTGCAGTGCAAGGTCCGCAGGGTGGTCAGATGCGGTTTGGCCAGCCTTTCCATCAACAAAATCAAGGATTTGATCCTGGTTATGGTGGTGGGCGTGGTGATGGTGCAAGAAGAGGTGGGCAAAGGCAATAAGGACATGGAAGGGATCGAGGGAGAGGGAGGAACGCCCAAGATCGAGGTTTCTTTGGGCC
This sequence is a window from Miscanthus floridulus cultivar M001 chromosome 10, ASM1932011v1, whole genome shotgun sequence. Protein-coding genes within it:
- the LOC136489140 gene encoding glycine-rich protein DOT1-like, coding for MGNTVLFGWGAGPAGSHGSGDNNFQAFHGLSQDTVGTFQSANANAFDAHAVGGQGVQRDGGGFGFGSGAVQGPQGGQMRFGQPFHQQNQGFDPGYGGGRGDGARRGGQRQ